DNA sequence from the bacterium genome:
GTGTCGGAGTCGGTATCTCTCGAGCGCAAGATGCGTTATATGTACGGAAATTCAGCGGGGATAACCAGCTTGAAAAAGTTAAACTCGACGGAACTTTACTCTGGAGTGCTCCCGTCGTATTGAATCGTTCCCCGATGCGGTTTCCGACTGCGCCGATTGAAAAAGATGGGCTGGTGTATGTCTGTTCCTGCGACGGACGACTCTATGCTATTGATGCGAAAGATGGAAAAATCCTCTGGCAATATCAGGTCACTGCTGGGTCGTATATCATGAATTCTGTTGCAGTCGCTGATGGTGTGGTATATGTTTCTGCAATGGATGGAACCCTTTCAGCGATTAGCAAATGAAAGCTAACTTAAGAACTAAAGAATTAAAGAACGTAAGAACATAAAAACATTTTTGTTCCTCCGTTCTTCCGTTTCTCCGTTTTTTAGTTATGAAAATAAATCAGATTGGTGAATTTGAGCTTATCGAGCGGCTCGCTCGTTCCTTGGATAAACCAGGAGCGAATGTTATTGTTGGTATCGGAGACGATGCGGCTGTGATTGATATCGGAACCTCCGAATATCTTCTATTCACGACTGATATGCTGGTTGAAAACATCCATTTTTCTCGGAAGTATGCGACCGGGTATCAAATCGGCTGGCGCGCAATAGCAGCGAATATCAGCGATATTGCGGCTATGGGCGGACTTCCTGGAGTAGCGGCGGTATCGCTTGGTGTCGCTGGTGATGTAGAAGTAGAATGGGTTGAAGAAGTATATAAAGGAATGCGGGAGTTAGCGGCGAAATATAAAGTTGATATCATCGGCGGGGATACCGTTTCCTCGCCGCAGATTATTATTAATATTGCATTAACCGGGCAAGTTAGTATATCAAATCTATCGTTGCGGTCACACGCGCAACTCGGCGATTTAATCCTAGCGACCGGTGATTTCGGCGGTTCCGCTGCCGGACTTGAGCTGTTACAGAACATTCCATCCGAAATCCGAAACCCGAAATCCGAATTGAATTATGTTATTGCGAGACATCTGACCCCCGAACCACGAATTGAAGCTAGTCAGATTATTGCCAGTCATCCGTTATGTCATGCGTTAACCGATTCTAGCGATGGACTGGCTAGCGATTTACGAAACATTGGACTTGCAAGCGGAGTTGGCGCGAAAGTCTATGCGGACAAAATCCCAATTCACGGAACAACGAAAAAGGTTGCAGAACTAGCGAACAAGAATCCGATTGAATTTGCTCTCCAAGGCGGAGAAGATTACGAACTGGTTTTCACCATGCCGCCAGATGCGGCTCTCGATGTTAAAACTGAAGTTGAACAGAAACTCAATCTGCCGATTTCAATCCTTGGCGAAATCGTTCCGAAAGAACAGGGGATAACCCTAATTCATCCTGACGGTTCGTCAGAACTACTTACACGATTTGGATATAATCATTTCATAAAATAATCCTTACCACCTGCTGGTGTAAAAAAAACCGAACAATAACATGTTTCACTTCTTAGTCTATGATTGTAGGAACATACTTCTTTACCTCGGCATGGATGGACGAAATCATGATGTACCTAAATTCAAGGTCTAGTGGTTAAGACTGCTTCTCTTTGTTCTAATAAACCAGTATAGCCCGTAACTCGAATTAATTCAGAGCTAAAAGTAAATTTTTTATCCACAATATCGCTGCTCTGGAAATATGTTAGCAATCCGGGAGTATCTACGAACGAGATGGTATCTCGTTCGTAGATACTCCAGAAGATGAACCGAGGTTAGGATTATCTTCTTAAACAATTTATACTATGGAGTTATGATGGTAAATAAGAACATAAACCCAATAGATTTTCTACTGAGTTTCGGTTCGAGATGGTCTTTGCTCTTTTAGAAGGAGAAAACATTCTGAACTAGCAAATAGTGTAAGAAATAGAAAAAATATATTCTATTGAAAAATCTAGAGTAACGAGAAATAATGCTTGATAATCAGCATTTATCATTTTACAAACTTATGCGCTGTAAGGTATAATATATTAGTGAAGAGTCATAGGTTTTTCATTCTGGAGGAAAATAATCAATGGCGTCAACTTCTCAGCCATCAAAAACGTATTGTGCTAAAGGTCAACGGGACTGTAAACGGTTCGAATTGAAAGGGCAATGTGAAGGCGATTGTCCGATAGTTGTTCGGGAACAAAAACTCGCTGCCGAAGGAAAACTACCGAAAGTAAAAAAGAGTTTAGCGGAACTCTATCACGAACCGGTTGATGTTGATATCCCGTTTGAATTAGCGGATTTGGTAGCGATAACCGGTCCGGAATATGTTGAGTATATGTCCAAACCGGAATTATCGATTGCCCGATTTAATATATTGCTATCGCAGAAAAAAAATACGACCAAACATTGAATAGATATTGAGCAGGATACTTTAAAATCGAAAATTGCAGGGCGGGTTTAGTCTTGAAGTTTCATTGACATCAAACAGTTCTAAATGATAGAATAGTATTCCAAAATTGAAATGTCTGAAGGTGTATTCCGGTCGAAATGAAACCGGTTTTTTTGTGTCTTCTGAAATAACTGAAAAAACGAAATTGGAGCTATGGCAAACCCGAATCAAAAAATTACTATCGAACAAGAAATGCAGCTCGGTTTCCTCGACGAAATCTACTCCATACCGGCTGGCGAAAAAATAAAAGATTGTATTCAATGTGGAACTTGTACGGGGTCATGTCCTGTGAGTTTCGTTATGGATCATGCGCCACGAAAATTATGGGCGATGATTCGAGCTGGTATGCGGGACGAAGTATTATCCAGTAACACTATTTGGCTCTGTGCATCATGTTATTCCTGTGCCGTTCGCTGCCCGCAAGAAATCAAAATTACCGATGTAATGTATGCGTTGAAACAACTGGCGATGAAAGATAAAAAATTCGCTAAAGATGTAACCGCACCGATATTTGCAAAATATTTCGTCCAAATTATCAATCGCTACGGGAGAAACCATGAACCGGAATTGCTGGTTCGATACTATTTAAAAGCCAATCCGCTGGCGATGCTCAAAAACTCGTGGTTAAGTTTACAACTTATCCGGCGTGGTCGGTTCCCGTTTTTTCCCGAACGGATTAAAGGGATTAAATCCCTGCGGAAAATGATGAAAAAAGCGCAATCGCTCGATGAACTTAGATAGAAACAAATTCGAATATTTAAATCCGAAATGACTGAATCCAAATTACATTCCTAAAAAAGGTTGATTTTGGAATTAATTAACGATTAATTTGGATTTTGAACTTTGGATTTTGGATTTGCATTAACTATGCGATATGCTTATTATCCCGGCTGTTCATTAAGCGCTACAGCAAAAGCGTATGATATTTCATCCAAAGTGGTGAGTAAAGAGCTGGGAATTGAATTCGAAGAACTCGAAGATTGGAACTGTTGCGGTGCCACAGCGTATCTTTCAGTAACTGAACTCCTATCGTTTACCTTTTCCGCTCGGAACCTAGCGTTAGCCGAAAAGATGGGGTTGGATATTGTCGCGCCATGTAGTTCTTGTTTTACCATATTAAATAAAACCAACCTGTATCTTGCTGAATACCCAGATTTGAAACGGAAAGTTGACATTGCGCTCGCAGAAGGCGGGTTGAAGTATTCCGGTAATGTTAAAGTCCGCCATCTTTTAGACGTTTATGTCAACGATATCGGCTATCAAAAAATCAAATCGAAAATGAAACGAGACCTAAAAGGATTGAATGTCGCCTGCTATTACGGTTGCCAAATCGTCAGACCCAAAAATAATTTTGATGACCCGGAAATGCCGACTTCGTTAGATGAATTAGTTACGACGTTAGGCGCGACTCCGGTACATTATCCAGTGAAAACAAAATGTTGCGGTAGTTCTCTCATGGGAACAAAAGAAGAGTTAGCCTTGCAGTTAGTTAATAATTTATTAATGTGTGCCGTAGATAATCAAGCGGATTGTATTGTAACCACTTGTCCGTTATGCCAGATAAATCTTGATGCATTTCAAGGTAAAGTTAATCGGAAGTTTAAAACTAACTATGCGATACCGACTTTGTTCTTTCCGCAGTTGGTTGGATTAACGTTACCAATTCCTGTTGACGATTTAGCGATTCATAAAGGGATAGTATCGGCAGTTAACGTATTAGAAAAGCTTAAAATATAACTTGAAAAACTAAAAAATGTAACAACGTAAAGAAATAAATAAACCAAGTTTGTTTTTTTCGGTTCTTCAGTTTTTCTGAAGTTAAGAATTATTATGAGCCATAAAATCGGAGTATATGTTTGTCATTGTGGAACGAATATCGCCGGAAAAGTTAATATTTCCGACGTAGTCGAATTTGCGAAAACTTTGCCAGAAGTAGCGATTGTTCGTGAATATAAATTCATGTGTTCCGACCCGGGACAGGATTTAATCAAGCGGGATATTAAAGACTTGGGATTAGACCGGGTTGTAGTTGCGTCCTGTTCTCCATTAATGCATGAATCGACGTTCCGAAAAGCTTGCGAACAGGCTGGATTGAATCCTTATTTATTCCAGATGGCGAATATCCGAGAACAATGTTCGTGGGTAACGGAAGACCCGGATAAAGCGACGTTGAAAGCGAAAGCGTTAGTCAGTGCAGCTGTTCGGAAAGCAATCGAACTCGAACCGTTGGAAAAGAAAGAAGTAGCGATAAATCCGAATGTGTTAATCGTCGGCGGCGGTATTGCTGGAATCCAAGCGGCATTAGAAATCGCGAACGCTGGGAAAAAAGTGTATCTGGTTGAAAAAGAGCCGTCAATCGGTGGACATATGGCGCAATTTGATAAAACCTTCCCGACTTTAGATTGTGCCGCGTGTATTTTAACTCCGAAAATGGTTTCCGTTGGAAAACATGAAAATATCGAATTGTTAAGTTATAGTGAAGTGGTGGATTTTTCCGGGTTCATTGGGAATTTTAAAGTTAAAATTAACCGGAAAGCGCGATTTGTTGAAGAAGATAAATGCAATAGTTGCGGGCTATGCTGGGGGAGTTGTCCGGCAACGATGCTTCCGAAAAAGCGAGTGATTAAACTCGGCAATCGAGTGATTAAGAAAACATAATCGATAGGATTGTTCGTTTTGATAAATCATAGGTATCGGTTTAGAGAATAAACGGTTTTGTCACATTGAACAACCGACTCTTAACTGAAATTTCAACTAGGTAACGAGATTGAGACAATGGATATTGCAATGAGTCAATTTATCGAACAAACCTGCCAGAAATATGCCAATAGCAAAGAAGCGTTGGTGATGATTCTGCAGGATGTGCAGAAGCGCTATAAAGGATTATCCGAACCGGCGTTACGCGAAATTGCGCAGCGACTTCAAGTTCCGCTATCGCAGGTATATGGTGTTGCGAGTTTCTATAAAGAGTTCCAGATTCAGGAATTAGGGTAAACCCCGAATTAGGGATAGATATCGATTATGTTCTCCTAAATCTAAAATAGGGATTACGCAAAGTAAATTATCTATATAAATAAAACGATTGAGAGAACCACTAGCGTCGCGCATTTATTTAGAAACAAAAAAGCGTTCGGGTTTTTAACCTAAAATGCACATAATAGCTATAGACTGAATTGAGTGTATGCTGAAGATAAAAACGATAGACGATTTACATCAAATACATCATCAGGCGGATAAACAACTGTATCCGGATAAGATAAAGATTACCGTTGGTGTTTCTTCCTGTGGTATTTCAGCCGGTGCAGATTTGGTTTTCAGAAAGATTCAGGAGAAAGTTGACCAATTACATTTTGACGCTATCGTTGCATCGACCGGGTGTATTGGATACTGTCAGCAGGAACCGATTGTTGCGGTTCGAAAACCGAATCAACCGGTAGTATTCTATGGAAAAGTTGATGTGAAAAAGGCGGAAGAGATTGTCACCGGCCTAAAAACCGGGAAAATGGTTACTGATTCTATCCTAGGAAAACTCGAGCAGAACGAAACGTTACTCAATCCGCATCAGCATCAATATTCAGTGTTGCCGGGTAATTCCGAGTATGCGCATATTCCTTCCTTATTCGAGCTACCGTTCTATAGCAAGCAAAAAAGAGTTATAACTCGCAACTGCGGTTTTATCAATCCGGATAGTATTGAAGAATATATTGCGCAGGGTGGATACTATTCACTCTATCAAGTCTTATCGCAAAAGATAGCTTCTGACGCGATTGTATCCGAACTGAAAACTGCTAGACTTCGGGGACGGAGCGGGGAAGGATTTCCTACAGCATTGAAATGGGAAGCAGCGAAAAAAGTTGAAGCACCGGTGAAATATATTATTTGTAACGGGAGTGAATGCGATCCGATTGCTGTGAAAGACCGGCTCCTGTTCGAAAGTGACCCGCATGCGGTCATTGAAGGAATGCTCATTGGCGCATATACTATCGGAGCAAAAGAGGGATATATCTATCTTCGGAGTTCGTATACCCGAGCAATCGAAAAAATTCAGAATGCTATCCAACAAGCGGAACGATATGGACTATTAGGCGATGATATTTGCGGAACCGGATTTTCATTTAAACTCAAAGTTATTCGCGGCGCTGGCTCGTATATGACAGCTGCGGCAACTGCGTTACTCGCTGCTATTGAAGGGTTTGTTCCGGAACCGAGAGCGAAATATGTCCATGTCCTTGAACAAGGGCTTTATAATAAACCTACTGTCATTAATAGTCCGGAAACATTAGCGAATATCCCAGTGATTATTGGTCGAGGCGGTACGTGGTTTGCTGGGATCGGAACGGAGAGAAGTAAAGGAACCAAATTGTTTACCCTTTCCGGTGCGATTAAAAATTCCGGAATTATTGAAATCCCGATGGGAATAACCATCAAAGAAATTATAACTGATATCGGGGAAGGTGCATCTCCTGCAAATACCATTAAAGGAATCCATTTCGGTGGTCCTTCCGGCGGAATCTTATCACTCAACAGCGGAACGGAAAAATCCTTTGCAGAAACTGCGGTTGATTTCGAGCAATTAGCTGCTGCTGGAAGCACTATCGGTAGCGGAAGCATTTTTGTTATTCCCAAAAACCTTTGTATAGTCGATTATCTAAAATCGCATGTTGATTTTCTCAAAGAAGAAATTTGCGGTAAATGCACCCCGTGCAGAGAAGGTATCCGCAATATTTCCCGGATATTAACTGCAATTAGTAATGGGAAAGGAAACGAACAAGATTTAGATTTATTACAAGAAATCGCTGCAGTGATGATTGATACGTCATTATGCGAAATTGGGGTTACTGCAACGAATCCGATTTTAAGCAGTCTCGTTTATTTTAACGAAGAATATCGGAGTCATATCCGAGATAAAACATGTCGTATCAAACCCGGTTCGGCAGCGAAACCACCGAACCTAAACGCTAAAATGGTATGGTAATATGAGTCCACTCACTACGGTTAACTTTACGATTAATGGAATTCAGGTTAAAGCAGAAAAGGGTACTCCGCTTATCCAATCGGCTAGTAAACTGGGGATACCGATCCCGGCATTATGTACTTACGAACATATGGAACCCTATGGTGCATGTCGTCTTTGTGTCGTGGAACTCCATCGGGGTAATCGCAGTCGGTTGGTAACCGCCTGCAACTATCCAGCAAGTGAAGGTATCGCGATTGTAACCGATAGTCCACGTGTCCAGCGTGCTCGAAAAATGAATCTCGAATTTCTGCTCGGACAGAATGCTAATGTTCCGGTTATTCAGGATTTAGCGAAACAGTATGGGATAACCGAATCTCGGTTCGGAAAAGAACCAGGCGGATGTATTCTTTGCGGATTATGTGTTCGGATATGTGATGAAGTGGTTGGCGCCCATGCATTAACCTTCGCTCATACTGGATGCAATCGAGAAGTAGCCGTTCCGTTTAATAAAGAATCGGATGCGTGTATCGCTTGCGGTGCCTGTGCGTTTGTCTGTCCAACCGGCTACATAAAAGTTGAAGATTATAAAAACCGAAAAATCGTTCATTCAGAATTAACCCTGGGCCCGAAAACCCCCATTTATGTTCCAACCCTACAATCCGTTCCGAACGTTCCGGTGATTGATAAAGAAAGTTGTATCCATTTTAAAACTGGTAAATGTAAAATCTGCGCTAAAATCTGCGAATCTCGCGCAATTGACCATACCATGCAAGATAAAACGGTTGAAATTGAAGTTGGGACAGCGATTATTGCTACCGGATTCAAGCCATTCGATCCGAGTGTTTTGACTCAATATGGATATGGAAAATACGACAACGTCCTAACTGCGCTAGAGTTTGAACGACTGAACTGCGCTGCCGGACCAACCGGCGGAAAAGTGTTGATGACGAACGGTGAACCGCCGAAAAGTATCGCTATTTTGCATTGTATCGGGAGTCGGGATAAACAATATAACGAATATTGTTCTCGGGTCTGTTGTATGTATGCCTTGAAATTTGCGCATCTGGTGAAAGAAAAAACGAATGCGGAAGTATACGATTTATATTTAGATTTACGCTGTTTCGGAAAAGGATATGAAGAATTTTATCATCGCTTATTGGAGGAAGATGTGCGGTTTATTCGCGGAAAAGGTGCGGAAGTATCGGATTTTGCTATCTATCCCGGTGAAAAAGGAAAATTGATTGTGCGCGTTGAAGATACGTTATTAGGTCTTGTCCGTCGGATTCCGGTGGATATGGTAGTGCTCTGTACGGCGTTAGAAGCGGCAGAAAATGCGAAAGAAATTGCGCGCATGTTCTCGATAAGTCAAGGGAAAGACCGATTCTTTATCGAAAAACATCCGAAACTTGGGCCAGTAGCAACAAATACCGATGGAATTTTCATTGCTGGAGTCTGTCAGGGACCGAAAGATATTCCGGATACAGTTGCGCAAGGGTCAGCCGCAGCGGCGGCCGTATTATCGCTAATTATGAAAGGAAGCGCAGAAATCGAATCGGCGGTATCGGTAATAGACCCTGACTTATGTAGTGGGTGTAAAATCTGCAATGAACTATGTCCCTATGCAGCGATACTATTCAATGCGGATAAGAAAATTTCTGAAATTAATGAAGCATTATGTAAAGGTTGTGGGACATGTGCTGCCGCGTGCCCGAGTGGAGCAATCACGGCGCGCCATTTTACTACGAAACAAATTATGTCTGAAATTGAAGGGGTTCTTTTATAAAAAATCCAAATGTCACATAAATCGTTCAATAACTCAAATTTTTAATGTCGGGTTCACTGGTTCAATGATTAAACGATTTATTTAGATTTTTTTGGAATTAGGTTTTTGGGGTCATTAAGCCATGGCTGAGTTTGAACCGAAAATAGTAGGATTTTTATGTAACTGGTGTTCTTATACCGGTGCGGATTTAGCTGGCACTTCGCGGAAAAAATATGCGCCGAATGTTCGCGTTATTCGTGTGATGTGTAGTGGCAGAGTTGAGCCGACCTTTGTTTTAAAAGCGTTTGAAGAAGGAGCGGATGGCGTATTGATACTTGGTTGTCATCCGGGCGATTGTCATTATGCGGAAGGAAACTATAAAACCATGCGGCGATATCCGTTACTCAAAAAAATGTTGACCCAATTAGGATTAGAAGAAGGACGAATTCGGCTCGATTGGGTATCAGCATCGGAAGGCGACCGGTTTGCTGAAGTAGTCAATGAAATGACAGAACAGGTACGTAAACTCGGTCCGTTAAACTGGAAACAACGCGTGCAAAGTCTTGAAATGAAAGAAGAAAAACCTGAACATAACAACAAATAGATATATTATCCTATATTATCTATGAGCAAATTAAAATTAGCATTATATTGGGCAGGTGCATGTGGCGGATGCGATGTTGCGGTGTTGGATACGAACGAAAAAATTTTCGATATTGCTAAGGTAGCAGATATTGTTCTCTGGCCAATTGCGCTCGACCATAAATATCAAGCAGTTAAAACGATGGCTGACGGTGAAATTGACGTCGCGTTATTCAACGGTTGTATTCGCAATTCGGAAAATGAAGAGTTAGCGCATCTGCTCCGGCAAAAAGCAAAAATTCTCGTTGCGTTTGGTTCCTGTTCTCATCTTGGCGGGATTCCTGGTCTCGCGAATTTAGCGTCCGCTCAGCAAGTGTTTGATATTGTCTATCAGCAGACATTTTCTACCGTTAATCCGGATAAAATAGTTCCTCAGCCGAAAGTTACGGTTCCGGAAGGAGAATTGTATCTCCCGGTATTCTATAATACCGTAAGTACATTGGCACAGATAGTTGCTGTAGATTATTATGTTCCTGGTTGTCCCCCAGCGGTACATCAGATTGTGGCGGTCTGGCAAGCGATAGCTAGCGGCAATCTCCCGCCAAAAGGGTCGGTAGTCGGTGCATCGAATAAAACGCTCTGTGATGAATGTGAACGGAAAAAAGAAGAGAAAAAAATAACTAAATTTTCTCGACCACATA
Encoded proteins:
- a CDS encoding CoB--CoM heterodisulfide reductase iron-sulfur subunit B family protein — translated: MDFGFALTMRYAYYPGCSLSATAKAYDISSKVVSKELGIEFEELEDWNCCGATAYLSVTELLSFTFSARNLALAEKMGLDIVAPCSSCFTILNKTNLYLAEYPDLKRKVDIALAEGGLKYSGNVKVRHLLDVYVNDIGYQKIKSKMKRDLKGLNVACYYGCQIVRPKNNFDDPEMPTSLDELVTTLGATPVHYPVKTKCCGSSLMGTKEELALQLVNNLLMCAVDNQADCIVTTCPLCQINLDAFQGKVNRKFKTNYAIPTLFFPQLVGLTLPIPVDDLAIHKGIVSAVNVLEKLKI
- a CDS encoding hydrogenase iron-sulfur subunit codes for the protein MAEFEPKIVGFLCNWCSYTGADLAGTSRKKYAPNVRVIRVMCSGRVEPTFVLKAFEEGADGVLILGCHPGDCHYAEGNYKTMRRYPLLKKMLTQLGLEEGRIRLDWVSASEGDRFAEVVNEMTEQVRKLGPLNWKQRVQSLEMKEEKPEHNNK
- the thiL gene encoding thiamine-phosphate kinase, with amino-acid sequence MKINQIGEFELIERLARSLDKPGANVIVGIGDDAAVIDIGTSEYLLFTTDMLVENIHFSRKYATGYQIGWRAIAANISDIAAMGGLPGVAAVSLGVAGDVEVEWVEEVYKGMRELAAKYKVDIIGGDTVSSPQIIINIALTGQVSISNLSLRSHAQLGDLILATGDFGGSAAGLELLQNIPSEIRNPKSELNYVIARHLTPEPRIEASQIIASHPLCHALTDSSDGLASDLRNIGLASGVGAKVYADKIPIHGTTKKVAELANKNPIEFALQGGEDYELVFTMPPDAALDVKTEVEQKLNLPISILGEIVPKEQGITLIHPDGSSELLTRFGYNHFIK
- a CDS encoding oxidoreductase, with amino-acid sequence MSKLKLALYWAGACGGCDVAVLDTNEKIFDIAKVADIVLWPIALDHKYQAVKTMADGEIDVALFNGCIRNSENEELAHLLRQKAKILVAFGSCSHLGGIPGLANLASAQQVFDIVYQQTFSTVNPDKIVPQPKVTVPEGELYLPVFYNTVSTLAQIVAVDYYVPGCPPAVHQIVAVWQAIASGNLPPKGSVVGASNKTLCDECERKKEEKKITKFSRPHTVVPDKERCFLEQGIICMGPATRGGCGLRCIKSMMPCRGCYGPAPGAIDQGAKMISAVSSIIDSKDPNEIQKTIDQIEDPIGTFYRFSLPQSLLKRSKLDKDDAG
- a CDS encoding 4Fe-4S dicluster domain-containing protein — protein: MANPNQKITIEQEMQLGFLDEIYSIPAGEKIKDCIQCGTCTGSCPVSFVMDHAPRKLWAMIRAGMRDEVLSSNTIWLCASCYSCAVRCPQEIKITDVMYALKQLAMKDKKFAKDVTAPIFAKYFVQIINRYGRNHEPELLVRYYLKANPLAMLKNSWLSLQLIRRGRFPFFPERIKGIKSLRKMMKKAQSLDELR
- a CDS encoding NADH-quinone oxidoreductase subunit F; translated protein: MLKIKTIDDLHQIHHQADKQLYPDKIKITVGVSSCGISAGADLVFRKIQEKVDQLHFDAIVASTGCIGYCQQEPIVAVRKPNQPVVFYGKVDVKKAEEIVTGLKTGKMVTDSILGKLEQNETLLNPHQHQYSVLPGNSEYAHIPSLFELPFYSKQKRVITRNCGFINPDSIEEYIAQGGYYSLYQVLSQKIASDAIVSELKTARLRGRSGEGFPTALKWEAAKKVEAPVKYIICNGSECDPIAVKDRLLFESDPHAVIEGMLIGAYTIGAKEGYIYLRSSYTRAIEKIQNAIQQAERYGLLGDDICGTGFSFKLKVIRGAGSYMTAAATALLAAIEGFVPEPRAKYVHVLEQGLYNKPTVINSPETLANIPVIIGRGGTWFAGIGTERSKGTKLFTLSGAIKNSGIIEIPMGITIKEIITDIGEGASPANTIKGIHFGGPSGGILSLNSGTEKSFAETAVDFEQLAAAGSTIGSGSIFVIPKNLCIVDYLKSHVDFLKEEICGKCTPCREGIRNISRILTAISNGKGNEQDLDLLQEIAAVMIDTSLCEIGVTATNPILSSLVYFNEEYRSHIRDKTCRIKPGSAAKPPNLNAKMVW
- a CDS encoding NAD(P)H-dependent oxidoreductase subunit E, producing the protein MDIAMSQFIEQTCQKYANSKEALVMILQDVQKRYKGLSEPALREIAQRLQVPLSQVYGVASFYKEFQIQELG
- a CDS encoding 4Fe-4S binding protein — protein: MSPLTTVNFTINGIQVKAEKGTPLIQSASKLGIPIPALCTYEHMEPYGACRLCVVELHRGNRSRLVTACNYPASEGIAIVTDSPRVQRARKMNLEFLLGQNANVPVIQDLAKQYGITESRFGKEPGGCILCGLCVRICDEVVGAHALTFAHTGCNREVAVPFNKESDACIACGACAFVCPTGYIKVEDYKNRKIVHSELTLGPKTPIYVPTLQSVPNVPVIDKESCIHFKTGKCKICAKICESRAIDHTMQDKTVEIEVGTAIIATGFKPFDPSVLTQYGYGKYDNVLTALEFERLNCAAGPTGGKVLMTNGEPPKSIAILHCIGSRDKQYNEYCSRVCCMYALKFAHLVKEKTNAEVYDLYLDLRCFGKGYEEFYHRLLEEDVRFIRGKGAEVSDFAIYPGEKGKLIVRVEDTLLGLVRRIPVDMVVLCTALEAAENAKEIARMFSISQGKDRFFIEKHPKLGPVATNTDGIFIAGVCQGPKDIPDTVAQGSAAAAAVLSLIMKGSAEIESAVSVIDPDLCSGCKICNELCPYAAILFNADKKISEINEALCKGCGTCAAACPSGAITARHFTTKQIMSEIEGVLL